From Leptospira venezuelensis, a single genomic window includes:
- a CDS encoding TonB-dependent receptor: MKQNFLRIAGLGISISYFICAIFSPILSQDEEIKLTNGKERTEAEKLELKKKISEYRPDAIVIRDRRSNLIGIASSASEGVVGSDQIKTRPIMRQGEIAELIPGVIVTQHSGGGKANQFFLRGFNLDHGTDLASNVDGMPVNNVSHAHGQGYTDLNFLIPELVEQMQYKKGVYYADQGDFASAGAFNISYFKSLTKGIANVEGGTLGYARTLIAKSHKLGPGDLLYAFEASHNDGPWVISDNFRRVNGITSYSVGDKQKGFSISVMGYKGSWHSTGQAPKRALRMGDSWLDQDSGLSRFESVDHNDGGWSNRASINFEAHRLERGYEAKTQFYGIYYDLRLFSNFTYYLDDPIRGDQHEQADRRTIAGSKSSYKDISDFWGIRMENTIGLQIRRDYIQNGLFHTEKRARLDTVREDGIIQLSSGLYYENKIQWSKKFRTVLGLRGDYYKFNVDDWGTKERSDRNASIYSPKGSIIIGPWLKTEFYISGGYGFHSNDARGVVQKTDSADPLVQTRGGEVGLRTEPVHGWQSTFSVWQLDMNSELLFTGDNGTTEASRPSTRKGFEWANYYSYNSWLMIDADFATSRSRFRDDDPSGNYIPGSIRHTLASGVTLKNPDGFFGSLRVRYFGNRSLIEDNTVRSPATTTANFQFGKNFGEDLSVVFEVFNLLNAHVSDIDYYYASRLKNEPVGPNEGGYNDIHTHPAQPRSIRLSIRASF; the protein is encoded by the coding sequence ATGAAACAAAACTTTCTCCGGATTGCCGGCCTAGGCATATCCATATCGTATTTTATATGCGCAATCTTCTCACCTATTCTTTCTCAGGATGAAGAGATTAAGCTGACTAACGGAAAAGAAAGAACAGAAGCAGAAAAATTAGAACTTAAGAAAAAGATCTCTGAATACAGACCAGATGCGATCGTAATAAGAGATAGAAGATCCAATTTGATTGGTATAGCCTCTTCCGCGAGTGAAGGTGTTGTTGGCTCTGATCAAATTAAAACAAGACCTATTATGAGACAGGGTGAAATCGCTGAATTAATCCCTGGGGTGATTGTAACGCAACATAGCGGTGGAGGAAAAGCAAACCAATTCTTCCTAAGAGGTTTCAATTTAGATCACGGAACCGATCTTGCTTCGAATGTAGATGGAATGCCTGTCAATAACGTTAGCCACGCTCACGGACAAGGTTACACAGACTTAAACTTTCTTATCCCGGAACTTGTGGAACAAATGCAATATAAAAAAGGTGTCTATTATGCGGATCAAGGAGATTTTGCATCGGCCGGCGCTTTCAATATTTCTTATTTCAAAAGTTTGACAAAAGGAATTGCAAATGTCGAAGGTGGCACCTTAGGTTATGCAAGAACTCTTATAGCAAAGTCTCACAAACTAGGACCGGGAGATCTTTTATATGCATTTGAAGCTTCCCATAATGATGGTCCTTGGGTGATTTCGGATAACTTCAGAAGGGTAAATGGCATCACAAGTTATTCTGTAGGGGATAAACAGAAAGGATTCAGCATTAGCGTCATGGGTTATAAAGGCAGCTGGCATTCTACGGGACAAGCTCCTAAAAGAGCTCTTAGAATGGGAGACTCTTGGTTAGATCAAGATTCAGGTTTGAGTAGATTCGAAAGTGTGGATCATAACGATGGTGGATGGTCAAACAGAGCCAGTATTAATTTTGAAGCCCATCGTTTAGAAAGAGGATACGAAGCAAAAACTCAATTTTACGGAATATATTATGATTTGCGATTATTCTCTAACTTTACTTATTATTTAGATGATCCAATAAGAGGAGATCAGCACGAACAAGCCGACAGAAGAACCATTGCTGGCAGTAAATCCAGTTATAAAGACATCAGCGATTTTTGGGGCATTCGTATGGAGAATACGATCGGACTTCAGATTAGAAGAGACTATATCCAGAATGGTCTTTTCCATACAGAAAAAAGAGCAAGATTAGATACAGTTAGAGAAGATGGTATAATTCAATTAAGCTCCGGTTTATATTATGAAAACAAAATACAATGGTCTAAAAAATTTAGAACAGTCTTAGGATTACGAGGAGATTATTATAAATTTAATGTAGATGATTGGGGAACAAAGGAAAGATCAGATAGAAATGCAAGCATCTATAGCCCAAAAGGAAGTATTATCATAGGTCCATGGTTAAAGACAGAATTTTATATAAGCGGAGGATATGGATTCCACAGTAATGATGCAAGAGGTGTGGTTCAAAAAACAGACTCTGCAGATCCATTAGTCCAAACAAGAGGTGGAGAAGTTGGACTCAGAACCGAGCCTGTCCACGGCTGGCAATCTACATTTTCAGTTTGGCAATTGGATATGAATTCGGAACTTTTGTTTACCGGTGACAATGGAACTACTGAAGCGAGCAGACCAAGCACTCGAAAAGGATTTGAATGGGCTAATTACTATTCTTACAATTCTTGGCTTATGATAGATGCCGACTTTGCAACTTCCAGATCCAGATTTAGAGATGATGATCCTTCCGGGAATTATATTCCAGGTTCGATCCGGCACACATTGGCTTCCGGAGTTACTTTAAAAAATCCTGATGGCTTCTTCGGATCTCTTAGAGTGAGATACTTTGGAAATCGATCTTTGATCGAAGACAACACTGTTAGATCTCCTGCGACTACAACTGCGAATTTTCAATTCGGAAAGAATTTTGGAGAAGACTTGAGTGTCGTCTTTGAAGTATTCAATTTATTGAATGCTCATGTTAGCGATATAGATTATTATTATGCATCCAGACTGAAAAATGAACCAGTCGGCCCTAACGAAGGAGGATATAATGATATTCACACACATCCCGCTCAGCCAAGATCGATACGACTTTCTATAAGGGCATCTTTTTAG
- a CDS encoding response regulator, with amino-acid sequence MKDTRILIVEDEGLVAQDIRHRLIRMGYPEPSIANTGETAVKQAIALQPDLILIDIVLANGYLDGIDAAKRIRKFLDVPIVYITASSDSQTLTRAKLTEPNAYILKPFQTRELQIVIELILYKHEVEKELMEKARLVSTELRNMPEGVIAFDSQGQISFMNLSAEKLTGWLESDAIGKPLGDVLSMKNLPDMENFDLDNHLAEKIPLESVPSHGLLLSKNGLSTEVFTFTKSVPKNKEVDVDRILVIRDYVKK; translated from the coding sequence ATGAAAGACACTAGGATTTTGATCGTAGAGGACGAGGGACTTGTTGCTCAGGATATCCGTCATAGATTGATACGGATGGGATATCCGGAACCTAGTATTGCAAATACTGGTGAAACCGCGGTCAAACAAGCAATTGCACTTCAACCTGACCTGATCCTGATTGATATAGTCCTTGCAAACGGATATTTGGATGGGATAGATGCAGCCAAAAGGATTCGAAAATTTTTAGATGTTCCTATTGTATATATAACTGCTTCTTCTGATTCCCAAACATTAACCAGAGCTAAATTAACAGAACCGAATGCATATATTCTAAAACCTTTTCAGACAAGAGAATTGCAGATAGTGATTGAACTGATATTATACAAACATGAAGTAGAGAAGGAGCTGATGGAGAAGGCGAGACTTGTTTCTACAGAACTTCGGAATATGCCCGAAGGGGTTATCGCTTTTGATTCCCAAGGGCAGATTTCATTTATGAATTTATCTGCAGAGAAACTCACTGGCTGGCTGGAATCGGACGCAATCGGAAAACCTCTTGGTGATGTATTGAGTATGAAAAACCTTCCCGATATGGAAAATTTCGACTTAGACAATCATTTAGCTGAAAAAATTCCTTTGGAATCAGTTCCTTCCCATGGACTTTTACTTTCAAAGAATGGACTGAGCACTGAGGTGTTTACATTCACTAAGTCCGTTCCTAAAAATAAGGAAGTCGACGTAGATCGTATTTTAGTGATACGAGACTACGTCAAAAAATAG
- a CDS encoding response regulator produces the protein MISSEAKILIVEDENIVAKDILSKLSDLGYDFVSIASTGNEALKKVYLDKPDLLLMDIMLSRGNYDGIETVQEILDKMDLPVIYLTAYADESTLLRSKPTRPYGYLLKPFQTKELQIAIEIALNKHGLDKKRKRERRNMSAILHGVKDLIKTTSEEAGV, from the coding sequence ATGATCTCCAGCGAAGCAAAAATACTGATAGTAGAAGACGAGAATATCGTCGCCAAAGATATACTTAGTAAATTGTCTGATCTTGGTTATGATTTTGTAAGTATCGCTTCTACAGGGAATGAAGCATTAAAAAAAGTTTATTTAGATAAACCGGACCTTCTGCTCATGGATATAATGTTATCTAGGGGAAATTACGACGGGATAGAAACAGTCCAAGAGATTTTAGACAAAATGGATCTACCGGTAATATATCTTACCGCTTATGCAGATGAATCAACTCTTCTTCGAAGTAAGCCTACAAGACCATACGGGTATCTACTAAAACCATTCCAAACTAAAGAGTTACAAATAGCGATCGAAATCGCTTTAAATAAGCATGGGCTGGATAAAAAAAGAAAAAGAGAAAGAAGGAATATGTCGGCTATACTACATGGAGTGAAGGACCTTATTAAGACCACTTCGGAAGAAGCTGGTGTTTGA
- a CDS encoding sensor histidine kinase, with protein MKVSILLVDDHTDNLQVMEHILKSPELNLIKAGSGEEALKALLDEPDEVALIFMDVRMPGMDGFEAAALIRQREKCAKIPIIFLTAYANNETGMFKGYSLGAVDFLVKPTAPEILRSKAAVFVDLHKKNKILRIQEELLRQSHDELEIRVEERTFELHRVNNELMTEITERKRAEEALTASLKEKEVLLREIHHRVKNNLQIVSSILSLQGNYITDRKSLEMFQDCQSRIKSIALIHELLYQNEDLAHTDFQEYLNSLVTNLLRTYRVNSRIKFEIHAESVHLTLDTAIHCGLIVTELVTNSLKYGFRDREEGTIHITITSKYEEYSLTVEDNGVGFPEEIDYRQTDSLGLQLVNTLTQQIDGSLILDRSKGTKFTLVFRERSRVRK; from the coding sequence ATGAAAGTAAGTATATTACTCGTAGACGATCACACGGATAATCTGCAGGTAATGGAGCATATTCTTAAGAGTCCTGAATTGAATTTGATCAAGGCAGGTTCTGGAGAAGAAGCGCTCAAGGCACTTCTGGATGAACCAGACGAAGTCGCATTGATCTTCATGGACGTAAGGATGCCCGGGATGGACGGCTTCGAAGCGGCAGCATTGATCCGCCAACGGGAAAAATGCGCGAAGATACCGATTATATTTCTTACCGCCTATGCAAATAACGAAACTGGTATGTTCAAAGGATATTCTTTGGGAGCGGTGGATTTTTTGGTAAAACCAACGGCGCCAGAGATCCTGAGATCTAAAGCAGCTGTATTCGTCGATTTACATAAGAAAAATAAAATATTGAGGATCCAAGAAGAACTTCTTAGACAAAGTCATGATGAGTTAGAGATCCGTGTAGAAGAGAGAACTTTTGAGCTACATAGAGTGAACAACGAGTTAATGACCGAGATTACGGAGAGAAAGAGGGCTGAAGAAGCATTAACAGCTTCCTTAAAGGAAAAAGAAGTTCTGCTAAGAGAGATTCACCATAGGGTAAAGAATAATCTTCAGATCGTTTCAAGTATCCTAAGTCTGCAAGGGAACTATATAACGGATCGAAAATCTTTAGAAATGTTCCAGGACTGCCAATCTAGGATCAAGTCTATCGCTCTAATCCATGAGTTATTGTACCAAAATGAAGATCTGGCACATACAGATTTCCAAGAGTATCTGAACAGTTTGGTTACTAATCTTCTAAGGACCTATAGAGTAAATTCGAGGATCAAATTTGAAATACATGCAGAATCTGTTCATCTAACTTTAGATACTGCGATACATTGTGGGTTAATTGTAACTGAGCTCGTTACAAATTCATTGAAATACGGGTTTAGGGACAGAGAAGAAGGAACCATCCATATTACTATTACATCTAAATATGAAGAGTATTCATTGACTGTAGAAGATAATGGGGTAGGTTTTCCGGAAGAAATTGACTATCGACAAACAGATTCTTTAGGTTTACAATTAGTCAATACTTTGACCCAGCAAATTGACGGAAGTTTGATCTTGGATCGGAGCAAGGGGACTAAGTTCACTCTAGTCTTTCGAGAAAGGAGCCGAGTCCGAAAATGA
- a CDS encoding HAMP domain-containing protein, which produces MKNAPAIDPKQDKDSLNPKQLLEVLTAFKRGDFSKRMPLDQVGIAGKISDLLNDIMDQNDRMVKEFERISNEVGQEGKISQRVSGISSIGSWGSCMNSINSLIGNLVQPNTEVMRVIGAVAGGDLSQNMSLEIDGRPLKGEFFRTAKIVNIMVDQLNSFASEVTRVAKEVGTEGKLGGQADVRGVAGTWKDLTDSVNSMASNLTGQVRDIAEVTKAVATGDLSKKITVDVKGEILELKNTINTMVDQLNSFASEVTRVAREVGTEGKLGGQADVRGVAGTWKDLTDSVNSMASNLTGQVRNIAEVTTAVARGDLSKKITVDVKGEILELKNTINTMVDQLNSFASEVTRVAREVGTEGELGGQADVQGVAGTWKDLTDSVNSMASNLTGQVRNIAEVTTAVARGDLSKKITVDVKGEILELKDTINTMVDQLNSFASEVTRVAREVGTEGKLGGQADVQGVAGTWKDLTDSVNSMASNLTGQVRNIAEVTTAVATGDLSKKITVDVKGEILELKDTINTMVDQLNSFASEVTRVAREVGTEGKLGGQANVRGVAGTWKDLTDSVNSMASNLTGQVRNIAEVTTAVARGDLSKKITVDVKGEILELKVTINTMVVQLNSFASEVTRVAREVGTEGKLGGQADVQGVAGTWKDLTDSVNSMASNLTGQVRNIAEVTTAVATGDLSKKITVDVKGEILELKNTINTMVDQLNSFASEVTRVAREVGAEGKLGGQADVRGVAGTWKDLTDSVNFMAGNLTGQVRDIAEVTKAVATGDLSKKITVDVKGEILELKNTINTMVDQLNSFASEVTRVAKEVGTEGKLGGQADVRGVAGTWKDLTDSVNFMAGNLTGQVRNIAEVTTAVARGDLSKKITVDVKGEILELKDTINTMVDQLNSFASEVTRVAREVGTEGELGGQADVRGVAGTWKDLTDSVNSMASNLTGQVRNIAEVTTAVARGDLSKKITVDVKGEILELKDTINTMVDQLNSFASEVTRVAKEVGTEGKLGGQANVQGVAGIWKDLTDSVNFMANNLTTQVRGIAKVVTSVANGDLKKKLYLEAKGEIAELSDTINDMIDTLGLFGDQVTTVAKEVGIEGRLGGQASVPGAAGLWRNLTDNVNQLASNLTTQVRAIAEVATGVTKGDLSRTVTIQAAGEVAALSDNINEMIRNLRETTRINTEQDWLKTNLAKFTRLLQGQRNLVNVSKLILSELAPLVSAQHGAFFITENVEEGPLLKLLVSYAYQERKNVSNRFYPGEGLIGQCFLEKERILVTQVPSSYIMINSALGEAPPINIVVLPVLFEGEVKAVIELASFSNFTPIHLNFLDQLTESIGIVLNTIAAGMRTEELLIQSQTLTEELQGRQEELTNTNQRLEEQAKSLKASEDMLKDQREELQEKNEELEEKARLLAKKNSEVERKNREVEQARHSLEEKARQLALTSRYKSEFLANMSHELRTPLNNMLILSRLLYDNESRNLSEKQTEYAKTIHSSGNDLLQLINDILDLSKIESGKMSVDLDSVSIEELGGYLDRSFRETARNKDLKFQVEIDPELPSRITTDLQRLQQILQNLLSNAFKFTHKGGVKLRIESSPSGWSKDHKILNQSGGVIAFSVIDTGIGISLEKQGLIFEAFRQADGSTSRKYGGTGLGLSISKEITRILGGELKLESEPEVGSKFTLYLPLDYIQVEENPIEPDSIKWSENSDNDSSGSSDSYVRSKIKATRRVLEDETQNESKEKVLIIEEDETFAKSLLEIAKSNGFKGTVALDGKSGISALQESSFNAVLLDVQLSDMDGSLILNWLKRNPKLRQLPVHVLSGENDWRRSLEIGAISHLRKPVGIESLNEAFEKIKTYLHKIDKTLYVCGIDGEHSEFLMDKITSKDLILKSMGSGEELLEILKEEVPDCILIGNKFSDMSVFDLVSKITLLDPERTLILFYSDEKNGPENFQKLLSFNGTNILKFVNSYASSLEEIKIHLHEPESVSKSGDTYSLEGHKVLIVDDDVRNIFALTSMLELHKMKIHYAENALDGINILEKNPDIEIVLMDVMMPDMDGYEAMKVIRSKAEFVNLPILALTAKAMKGDREKCIEAGATEYITKPVSVDHLLSLLRVLLCR; this is translated from the coding sequence ATGAAGAATGCTCCAGCAATAGATCCCAAACAAGACAAAGATTCCCTAAATCCAAAACAATTATTGGAGGTTCTCACTGCGTTTAAGCGAGGAGACTTCTCTAAAAGAATGCCTTTGGACCAAGTTGGGATCGCAGGTAAAATTTCAGACTTATTAAACGATATCATGGACCAGAATGATAGAATGGTCAAAGAGTTTGAAAGAATTAGTAATGAAGTAGGACAAGAAGGTAAAATTTCTCAAAGGGTGAGTGGAATTTCTTCTATAGGCTCTTGGGGAAGTTGTATGAATTCAATTAACTCTCTGATTGGAAATCTTGTGCAACCGAATACGGAAGTGATGAGGGTGATTGGTGCCGTTGCTGGTGGTGACCTTTCTCAGAATATGTCGTTGGAAATAGACGGAAGACCTCTCAAAGGTGAATTTTTTAGAACAGCCAAGATCGTAAATATCATGGTAGACCAGTTGAACTCATTTGCTTCTGAGGTGACTCGGGTTGCAAAAGAAGTAGGAACAGAAGGTAAACTGGGTGGACAAGCGGACGTTCGAGGAGTTGCAGGAACCTGGAAGGACTTAACGGATAGTGTGAACTCGATGGCGTCTAACTTAACTGGCCAGGTTCGTGATATTGCAGAGGTCACTAAGGCAGTTGCAACAGGTGACTTATCCAAGAAGATCACAGTGGATGTTAAAGGAGAGATCCTCGAACTCAAAAACACGATCAACACGATGGTGGACCAGTTGAACTCGTTTGCTTCTGAGGTAACCAGGGTAGCGAGAGAGGTAGGAACTGAAGGAAAGTTAGGCGGTCAGGCGGACGTTCGAGGAGTTGCGGGAACCTGGAAGGACTTAACAGATAGTGTGAACTCAATGGCGTCTAACTTGACAGGCCAGGTTCGTAATATTGCCGAAGTTACTACAGCGGTTGCCCGAGGAGACTTATCTAAGAAGATCACAGTGGATGTTAAGGGAGAGATCCTTGAGCTCAAAAACACGATCAACACGATGGTGGACCAGTTGAACTCGTTTGCTTCTGAGGTAACGAGGGTTGCAAGAGAGGTAGGAACTGAGGGAGAGCTTGGCGGCCAGGCAGATGTGCAAGGTGTTGCAGGGACTTGGAAAGACCTTACAGACAGTGTGAACTCGATGGCATCCAACCTAACAGGCCAGGTTCGTAATATTGCCGAAGTTACTACAGCGGTAGCCCGAGGCGACTTATCTAAGAAGATCACAGTGGATGTTAAGGGAGAGATCTTGGAATTGAAGGACACCATTAACACGATGGTGGACCAGTTGAACTCATTCGCTTCCGAGGTAACGAGGGTTGCAAGGGAGGTAGGAACAGAAGGTAAACTGGGTGGTCAGGCAGATGTGCAGGGTGTTGCAGGGACTTGGAAAGACCTTACAGATAGTGTGAACTCGATGGCATCCAACCTAACCGGTCAGGTTCGTAATATCGCCGAAGTTACTACAGCAGTGGCAACAGGCGACTTATCCAAGAAGATCACTGTTGATGTTAAGGGAGAGATCTTGGAGTTGAAGGACACCATTAACACGATGGTGGACCAGTTGAACTCATTTGCTTCTGAGGTAACGAGGGTTGCAAGAGAGGTAGGAACAGAAGGTAAGCTCGGTGGTCAGGCGAATGTCCGCGGAGTTGCAGGGACCTGGAAAGACCTTACAGACAGTGTAAACTCGATGGCATCCAACCTAACCGGTCAGGTTCGTAATATTGCCGAAGTTACTACAGCGGTAGCCCGAGGCGACTTATCCAAGAAGATCACAGTGGATGTTAAGGGTGAGATCCTTGAGTTGAAAGTAACGATCAACACGATGGTGGTTCAGCTGAACTCATTTGCTTCTGAGGTAACCAGGGTTGCAAGAGAGGTGGGAACAGAGGGTAAGCTTGGCGGTCAGGCAGATGTGCAGGGGGTTGCGGGAACTTGGAAAGACCTTACAGATAGTGTGAACTCAATGGCATCCAACCTAACAGGTCAGGTTCGTAATATTGCCGAAGTTACTACAGCAGTGGCAACGGGTGACTTATCTAAGAAGATCACTGTGGATGTTAAGGGTGAGATCTTAGAACTCAAAAATACAATCAACACGATGGTGGACCAATTGAACTCATTTGCGTCTGAGGTAACGAGGGTTGCGAGAGAGGTTGGTGCAGAAGGTAAACTGGGTGGACAAGCGGACGTTCGAGGAGTTGCAGGAACCTGGAAAGACTTAACGGATAGTGTGAACTTCATGGCAGGTAACTTGACAGGCCAGGTTCGTGATATTGCAGAAGTCACCAAGGCAGTTGCAACAGGCGACTTATCCAAGAAGATCACAGTGGATGTTAAGGGTGAGATCTTAGAACTCAAAAATACCATCAACACGATGGTGGACCAGTTGAACTCATTCGCTTCCGAGGTGACCCGGGTTGCAAAAGAGGTAGGAACAGAAGGTAAACTGGGTGGACAAGCGGACGTTCGAGGAGTTGCAGGAACCTGGAAAGATTTAACGGATAGTGTAAACTTCATGGCCGGTAACTTAACGGGCCAAGTGCGAAATATCGCCGAAGTTACTACAGCGGTAGCTCGAGGAGACTTATCCAAGAAGATCACAGTGGATGTTAAGGGAGAGATCTTGGAGTTGAAGGACACCATTAACACGATGGTGGATCAGTTGAACTCATTTGCTTCTGAGGTAACCAGGGTTGCAAGAGAGGTGGGAACTGAAGGAGAGTTAGGCGGTCAGGCAGACGTTCGAGGAGTTGCAGGAACCTGGAAAGACTTAACAGATAGTGTGAACTCGATGGCATCCAACCTAACAGGCCAAGTTCGTAATATCGCCGAAGTTACTACAGCGGTAGCCCGAGGCGATTTATCCAAGAAGATCACAGTGGATGTTAAAGGAGAGATCCTCGAACTAAAAGATACCATTAACACAATGGTGGATCAGTTGAACTCATTCGCTTCTGAGGTAACGAGGGTTGCAAAAGAGGTAGGAACAGAAGGTAAGCTGGGTGGTCAGGCAAATGTGCAAGGTGTTGCAGGTATCTGGAAAGATTTAACAGATAGTGTAAACTTCATGGCGAATAATCTTACAACTCAGGTAAGGGGTATTGCTAAGGTTGTAACCTCGGTTGCAAACGGAGACTTAAAGAAAAAGTTATATTTAGAAGCAAAAGGAGAGATCGCCGAGCTCTCAGATACGATCAACGATATGATCGATACATTAGGACTCTTTGGAGACCAGGTAACCACAGTTGCAAAAGAAGTGGGTATCGAAGGAAGATTAGGAGGCCAAGCAAGTGTGCCTGGTGCAGCAGGTCTCTGGAGAAACCTTACTGATAACGTAAACCAGCTCGCATCTAACTTGACTACTCAGGTAAGGGCGATTGCAGAAGTGGCAACAGGTGTGACCAAGGGAGATCTCTCTCGAACAGTTACCATCCAGGCCGCTGGTGAGGTCGCAGCCTTATCCGACAATATCAACGAAATGATCCGAAACTTGAGAGAGACTACTCGGATCAACACAGAACAAGACTGGTTAAAAACAAACCTTGCAAAATTCACGAGGCTATTACAAGGGCAAAGGAACTTAGTCAACGTAAGTAAACTGATCTTGTCTGAGCTTGCACCACTTGTTTCTGCGCAACATGGAGCATTCTTCATAACAGAAAACGTGGAAGAAGGTCCATTACTCAAACTACTCGTAAGTTATGCTTACCAAGAGAGGAAAAATGTATCCAATCGTTTCTACCCGGGAGAAGGTCTGATCGGCCAATGTTTCCTGGAGAAAGAAAGAATTCTCGTTACACAGGTTCCTTCCAGTTATATCATGATCAACTCCGCTTTAGGTGAGGCTCCTCCTATAAACATAGTCGTCTTACCGGTGTTATTCGAAGGAGAGGTGAAAGCGGTGATAGAACTTGCTTCCTTCTCCAATTTCACACCGATCCATTTGAACTTCTTGGATCAGTTGACTGAAAGTATCGGAATTGTATTGAACACGATTGCGGCCGGTATGAGAACAGAGGAACTTCTGATTCAATCCCAAACTCTTACAGAAGAGTTACAAGGACGACAAGAAGAGTTGACCAATACCAACCAACGTTTGGAAGAACAAGCCAAGTCACTGAAGGCCTCCGAGGATATGCTCAAGGATCAAAGGGAAGAATTACAGGAAAAGAACGAAGAGTTAGAGGAGAAAGCTAGACTACTCGCTAAAAAGAATAGCGAGGTGGAAAGAAAAAACAGAGAGGTTGAACAAGCAAGACATTCCCTGGAGGAGAAAGCTCGTCAGCTAGCACTTACTTCTAGGTATAAATCAGAGTTTTTGGCAAACATGTCTCATGAGTTAAGAACTCCTTTGAACAATATGCTGATCCTCTCTCGTTTATTGTATGATAATGAGAGCCGTAACTTGTCTGAAAAACAGACAGAATATGCAAAAACAATTCATAGTTCCGGAAATGATCTGTTACAACTGATCAATGATATATTAGATCTTTCTAAAATTGAATCCGGTAAGATGAGCGTAGATCTGGATTCCGTCTCGATCGAAGAATTGGGAGGGTATCTGGATCGTTCCTTCAGGGAGACAGCAAGGAATAAGGACTTAAAATTCCAAGTAGAAATAGATCCGGAACTTCCTTCTAGGATTACTACTGACTTGCAGAGATTGCAGCAGATTTTACAGAACCTTCTATCAAATGCATTCAAATTTACTCATAAAGGAGGGGTAAAATTAAGAATCGAATCTTCACCTAGTGGTTGGAGTAAGGATCATAAGATCTTAAACCAATCCGGTGGTGTGATCGCATTTTCTGTGATTGATACAGGTATTGGTATTTCTCTTGAAAAGCAAGGCCTCATCTTTGAGGCGTTTAGACAGGCAGATGGAAGCACTAGTAGAAAATATGGAGGAACAGGACTTGGACTTTCTATCAGTAAAGAAATCACTCGTATCTTAGGAGGAGAATTGAAGCTGGAAAGTGAACCGGAAGTAGGAAGTAAGTTCACTTTGTATCTTCCTTTGGATTATATCCAGGTAGAAGAAAATCCGATCGAACCTGACTCAATCAAATGGTCCGAGAATTCGGACAATGATTCTTCTGGCTCAAGTGATTCTTATGTAAGAAGTAAGATTAAAGCCACTCGAAGAGTTTTAGAAGATGAGACCCAAAATGAATCAAAAGAAAAGGTTTTGATCATAGAAGAAGACGAAACATTTGCAAAGTCACTTTTAGAGATCGCTAAAAGTAATGGGTTTAAAGGGACAGTTGCTTTGGATGGAAAGAGTGGAATCTCTGCGCTACAAGAATCTTCCTTTAATGCTGTCTTGTTGGACGTCCAACTCTCGGATATGGACGGAAGTTTAATCCTGAATTGGTTGAAACGAAATCCCAAACTCAGACAACTACCTGTTCATGTTCTTTCCGGAGAAAACGATTGGAGACGAAGTTTAGAAATAGGCGCGATCTCTCATTTGAGGAAGCCTGTTGGGATAGAATCTTTAAATGAGGCATTTGAGAAGATTAAAACCTATCTGCATAAAATTGATAAAACACTTTATGTTTGTGGAATAGACGGAGAACATTCTGAATTCCTAATGGATAAAATTACTTCAAAGGATCTTATTCTGAAGAGTATGGGGTCAGGCGAGGAACTTTTGGAAATTCTGAAAGAAGAAGTTCCTGATTGTATTTTGATTGGAAATAAATTTTCGGATATGTCGGTTTTCGATCTGGTTTCCAAAATTACACTATTGGATCCTGAAAGGACATTGATACTTTTTTATTCGGATGAAAAGAATGGACCTGAAAATTTTCAGAAACTTCTATCCTTCAATGGAACGAATATTCTTAAATTCGTAAATTCGTATGCAAGTTCTTTAGAAGAGATTAAGATCCATTTGCATGAACCTGAATCTGTTTCTAAATCTGGAGATACGTATTCTCTGGAAGGACATAAGGTTCTGATAGTTGATGACGATGTAAGGAATATATTCGCCTTAACGAGTATGTTAGAATTACATAAAATGAAAATTCATTATGCGGAAAATGCATTAGATGGAATTAATATTTTAGAAAAAAATCCGGATATAGAGATCGTTCTCATGGATGTGATGATGCCGGATATGGACGGATACGAAGCAATGAAAGTGATCCGTTCTAAAGCTGAATTTGTAAATCTTCCGATTCTGGCACTTACAGCAAAGGCAATGAAAGGGGATCGGGAGAAATGTATCGAGGCCGGCGCGACCGAATATATAACTAAGCCGGTAAGTGTAGATCATTTGCTTTCTCTGCTTAGGGTGTTGTTATGCAGGTAG